Proteins from a single region of Geothrix sp. PMB-07:
- a CDS encoding serine/threonine-protein kinase has translation MSDLETRILDLAVRRGLLDSADLDALTLEEDTLGSQQWGPRITSLLRSGRLDQQGLQALMGDLFHGSTESRAPEGSDDTLILPQGLTWQGYQDLQLIGVGGQALIYKARDMQLDRWVALKFPIHDRPQRVAHMLREARAQAQLDHPNVLKVLEVGEHQGKPFIAMHYVEGGNLAENYVRFSIETRVRLMKAVAEGLQEAHSHGLLHLDLKPGNILVDTTHPEEPWPYLTDFGLVRLEDYGGRVLAERLPAFGTAPFSSPEQMARDLAHLDRRSDIYSLGATLYSVLSGHTPFDSRDPLDILGMDPVPLRARDPMLPKDLEAIVAKCLRSAPEERYGTAKAVADDLQRFLDGVPVHARRPSPAYRLAKWVRRNRSLAAMTVIAILLFTGFGTWAILAARRQALQVRLANKYGRDVQSMEQLLRLAHLSRKHNRRPAVTNARETMAAIEQEMKALGPGAMGPGSYALGMGHLALSDWDAARRHLETAWQAGFHSPACAQARGEVLTHFFMKANPRLNLIADPAQREVERKRLESTLREPALACFEIARAAGLETAYQEAMEAYLARDIERALRCAQTAFEQTRWRYEARFLTADLLMEQAIPLRAAGDIAGAQRKCDESLKVLEPVTDIAPSDPASWIKIGLLYFNMAFDRRQEPQWLERALASFATAVEVDPGFGESYGYLSMAQGAAADAVEVQGGDPMPLLNLCVANGEMSQSLTPPGQVNTHLGEAYGWRAGALLKRGLDAIPDLDRAIANLRQAIDLGNHEHVTYTLLLTVSKWRGEAAFQVGADPVPYLEQAIGWARKNTQFDASNLQRQKVFMERRLDLLDMQFRLKQTPKAGVIEALVQEAQAILERTAKENRFKAELRVVLGRALRLRAREAFHTGKPFEADFEQALQLTRKAVEQDPKEPAFQAELAKACLEAGGCQFQLNLPCDAILKRGLAEARKYQRMVPGRADAAGMPLVAESFLARAQRQPQDVARSEARLKQRLAEHPREAAPLKALLALQGD, from the coding sequence ATGAGTGATCTCGAAACCCGCATTCTCGACCTCGCCGTGCGGCGCGGCCTTCTCGATTCCGCCGACTTGGACGCCCTCACCCTTGAGGAGGACACCCTCGGCTCCCAACAATGGGGGCCGCGCATCACGTCGCTCCTGCGCTCGGGCCGCCTCGATCAGCAGGGCCTCCAGGCCCTCATGGGCGATCTCTTCCATGGCTCCACCGAATCCCGTGCGCCCGAGGGATCCGACGACACCCTCATCCTGCCCCAGGGACTGACCTGGCAGGGCTATCAGGATCTCCAGCTCATCGGCGTCGGCGGCCAGGCCCTCATCTACAAGGCCAGGGACATGCAGCTGGATCGCTGGGTGGCCCTGAAGTTTCCCATCCACGACCGGCCCCAGCGGGTGGCCCACATGCTGCGCGAGGCCCGAGCCCAGGCTCAGCTGGATCATCCCAATGTCCTGAAAGTGCTGGAAGTGGGCGAGCATCAGGGCAAGCCCTTCATCGCCATGCACTATGTCGAGGGCGGCAACCTCGCAGAGAACTACGTCCGCTTCTCCATTGAAACCCGTGTGCGCCTGATGAAGGCCGTTGCCGAAGGCCTTCAGGAGGCCCACAGCCATGGCCTGCTGCACCTGGACCTCAAGCCCGGCAACATCCTGGTCGACACGACGCACCCTGAGGAGCCCTGGCCCTACTTGACGGATTTCGGCCTGGTGCGGCTGGAGGATTACGGGGGCCGGGTGCTGGCCGAACGCCTGCCAGCTTTCGGGACGGCCCCCTTCTCCAGTCCTGAGCAGATGGCGCGAGACTTGGCCCACCTGGATCGCCGGAGCGACATCTATTCCCTGGGGGCCACCCTGTATTCCGTGCTCTCGGGGCACACGCCCTTCGATTCAAGGGATCCCCTGGACATCCTCGGGATGGATCCCGTGCCCTTGCGGGCCCGGGATCCCATGCTTCCCAAGGATCTGGAGGCCATCGTCGCCAAATGCCTGCGGTCCGCCCCGGAGGAACGGTACGGCACCGCCAAAGCCGTGGCCGATGACCTGCAGCGCTTCCTGGATGGTGTCCCCGTGCATGCCCGTCGGCCCTCCCCCGCCTACCGCCTGGCCAAGTGGGTGCGGCGGAACCGCAGCCTTGCGGCAATGACGGTCATCGCCATCCTCTTGTTCACCGGATTCGGCACCTGGGCCATCCTGGCCGCGCGGCGGCAGGCACTCCAGGTGCGGCTGGCCAACAAGTACGGGCGGGATGTCCAGAGCATGGAGCAGCTCCTCCGGCTGGCCCACCTGTCCCGCAAGCACAACCGGCGTCCGGCCGTAACAAACGCCCGGGAGACCATGGCCGCCATCGAACAGGAAATGAAGGCCCTGGGACCTGGCGCCATGGGGCCTGGGTCCTACGCCCTGGGCATGGGCCACCTCGCCCTCAGCGACTGGGACGCGGCGCGGCGGCATCTGGAAACCGCCTGGCAGGCGGGCTTCCATTCTCCCGCCTGCGCTCAGGCCCGCGGTGAAGTACTGACCCATTTCTTCATGAAAGCCAATCCGCGGCTCAACCTCATCGCCGACCCGGCGCAGCGGGAAGTGGAGCGGAAGCGCCTCGAAAGCACCCTGCGCGAACCGGCCCTCGCCTGTTTCGAAATCGCCCGGGCAGCGGGCCTGGAAACGGCCTACCAGGAAGCCATGGAGGCCTACCTCGCCAGGGACATCGAGCGGGCACTGCGCTGCGCCCAGACCGCCTTCGAGCAGACCCGCTGGCGCTATGAAGCGCGCTTCCTGACCGCCGACCTGCTGATGGAACAGGCCATACCCCTTCGCGCTGCGGGCGACATCGCAGGCGCCCAGCGGAAATGCGACGAGTCGCTGAAGGTGCTGGAACCTGTGACCGATATTGCTCCCAGCGATCCCGCCAGCTGGATCAAGATCGGCCTGCTCTACTTCAACATGGCCTTTGACCGGCGGCAGGAACCGCAATGGCTGGAGCGGGCCCTGGCCAGCTTCGCCACGGCAGTGGAAGTCGATCCCGGCTTCGGAGAGAGCTACGGCTACCTCTCCATGGCCCAGGGCGCGGCTGCGGATGCGGTGGAGGTGCAGGGCGGGGACCCCATGCCTCTGCTAAACCTTTGCGTGGCCAATGGCGAGATGAGCCAATCCCTCACGCCTCCGGGCCAGGTGAACACCCATCTGGGCGAAGCCTATGGCTGGCGCGCAGGCGCCCTTCTGAAACGCGGGCTGGATGCCATTCCCGACCTGGACCGAGCCATCGCGAACCTGCGCCAGGCCATCGACCTTGGAAACCACGAGCACGTCACCTATACCCTCCTGCTGACGGTCTCCAAATGGCGAGGCGAAGCGGCCTTCCAGGTTGGAGCGGACCCCGTCCCGTACCTTGAACAAGCCATCGGATGGGCCCGAAAAAACACCCAGTTCGATGCCTCCAACCTGCAACGGCAGAAGGTCTTCATGGAGCGGCGCCTCGACCTTCTGGACATGCAGTTCCGCCTGAAACAGACGCCGAAAGCGGGTGTGATCGAGGCCCTGGTTCAGGAAGCTCAAGCGATCCTGGAACGCACGGCCAAGGAGAACCGCTTCAAAGCCGAACTCCGGGTGGTGCTCGGTCGCGCCCTGCGCCTCCGCGCCCGCGAAGCCTTCCATACCGGGAAGCCCTTTGAAGCTGATTTCGAACAGGCCCTCCAACTCACCCGGAAAGCCGTCGAGCAGGATCCCAAAGAACCCGCCTTCCAGGCCGAACTGGCCAAGGCCTGCCTGGAGGCCGGTGGCTGCCAGTTCCAACTCAACCTGCCCTGCGATGCCATCCTTAAACGCGGCCTGGCAGAGGCCCGGAAATACCAGCGCATGGTACCCGGTCGGGCGGATGCCGCCGGGATGCCCTTGGTGGCCGAGTCCTTCTTGGCCCGGGCCCAGCGTCAGCCCCAGGATGTGGCCAGGTCTGAGGCCCGCTTGAAGCAACGCCTGGCTGAGCATCCCCGCGAGGCTGCTCCTCTCAAAGCCCTTCTCGCCCTCCAGGGAGACTGA